From Vallitalea longa, one genomic window encodes:
- the rbsK gene encoding ribokinase, with protein MKKICVIGSINMDLVTTVKNFPKSGETVLGNDFNLYCGGKGGNQAVAAGKLGATVAMFGKIGNDMYGKEYIENLKNSNVEYKYIQNEENVSTGTAIIEVEESSENKIIIIPGANNEVDKEYIDNNMKTLLEYDIFLFQLEIPMSTVVYAAKKLKEHDKVVIVDPAPAVKLPKELLECTDYLTPNETELEIVTGTKINSQDDLRQAVSILLDSGVGKVIHKAGKNGAYIIDENDIIHVEGYKVDAIDTTAAGDSFNAGFAFALSKGYDLDKCVEIANAVGGLATTGMGAQSAMPIYENVLTLINK; from the coding sequence ATGAAAAAAATATGTGTAATCGGTAGTATTAATATGGATTTAGTAACCACTGTTAAAAATTTCCCTAAATCAGGAGAAACTGTTTTAGGAAATGATTTTAATCTATATTGCGGAGGTAAAGGTGGTAATCAGGCAGTTGCAGCTGGAAAGTTAGGAGCTACAGTAGCTATGTTTGGTAAGATAGGTAATGACATGTACGGTAAAGAATATATTGAAAATCTGAAAAACAGTAATGTGGAATACAAGTATATACAAAATGAAGAAAATGTTTCTACTGGAACAGCGATAATTGAAGTAGAGGAATCCAGCGAAAATAAAATTATCATTATACCAGGTGCAAATAACGAAGTTGATAAGGAATATATAGATAACAATATGAAAACTCTTCTTGAATATGACATATTCTTATTTCAGTTAGAGATACCTATGTCAACCGTAGTATATGCTGCAAAAAAATTAAAAGAGCATGATAAAGTTGTTATTGTAGATCCTGCACCAGCAGTTAAATTACCAAAAGAGTTGTTGGAGTGTACAGATTATCTAACACCTAATGAAACGGAACTTGAAATAGTTACAGGGACAAAGATTAATTCACAGGATGATTTGAGACAGGCAGTTTCTATATTATTAGATAGTGGTGTTGGAAAAGTAATTCACAAGGCAGGTAAAAATGGAGCTTATATAATTGACGAGAATGATATTATCCATGTAGAAGGTTATAAAGTAGATGCTATCGATACAACTGCGGCTGGGGATTCTTTTAATGCAGGATTTGCATTCGCATTAAGTAAAGGATACGATTTAGATAAATGTGTTGAGATTGCGAACGCTGTTGGAGGACTTGCGACAACAGGTATGGGAGCACAATCTGCGATGCCAATTTATGAAAATGTATTAACTCTTATAAATAAGTAA
- the rbsD gene encoding D-ribose pyranase, which yields MKKTKLINSEISYEISKIGHTQMLCISDSGFPVPRTTRKIDIALTNKIPTFLQGLDSVLEELCVEKVILAEEIKSRSPELLEKILERFDNIPVEYISHNDFKKLSGDCEAIIRTGEIISFANIILVAGVTF from the coding sequence ATGAAAAAAACAAAATTGATCAACAGTGAAATCAGTTACGAAATTTCAAAAATCGGACATACTCAAATGTTATGCATATCTGACTCTGGATTTCCGGTACCTAGGACAACAAGAAAAATTGATATAGCCTTAACTAATAAGATACCAACATTTTTACAAGGACTTGACTCTGTATTAGAAGAGTTATGTGTAGAGAAAGTGATTTTAGCAGAAGAAATCAAATCTAGGAGTCCGGAGTTATTAGAGAAAATTTTGGAAAGATTTGACAATATTCCTGTAGAATATATTTCACATAATGATTTTAAGAAACTATCAGGGGATTGTGAAGCAATCATAAGGACTGGTGAAATTATATCTTTTGCCAATATTATTTTAGTAGCTGGAGTTACTTTTTAA
- a CDS encoding uroporphyrinogen decarboxylase family protein: MTSKERLMLAIKREKPDRLPVTIHQWQPYHLKKYMNDISDIEANKLCGLDASITFFEVEEPISKKWQVTTTMEYKENYYVKHYKINTPEGILTTSEGTNAMTTWVVDPIVKKEEDIYLLKKYQPIPKLRRDKVKKVYDQLGDDGILRTFLMGKQGGCWQDACELFGVEKLIMATFDNPTWVHEFLDILLEQKLKYIEQNLKGLSFDLIETGGGASSNTVISPSLHEEFCTPYDIKIHDALHTLNYPVVYHTCGGMMKILDLIKINHCDVSETLSPTGMGGDIGTDQDGIQLYNTLHNDLALIGGMDQLNILENGNDTAIENEVQRLFNIYGQDGGYILSTSDHFFETPVDRLKKFANEAKKYTY; the protein is encoded by the coding sequence ATGACTTCAAAAGAAAGATTAATGTTGGCTATTAAAAGAGAAAAACCTGATAGATTACCAGTTACTATACATCAATGGCAGCCTTATCATTTAAAGAAATATATGAATGATATTAGTGATATTGAGGCTAATAAATTATGTGGTTTAGATGCATCAATTACTTTTTTTGAAGTTGAAGAACCTATATCAAAAAAATGGCAAGTTACTACAACTATGGAGTACAAAGAAAATTATTATGTGAAACACTATAAGATCAATACTCCAGAGGGTATACTTACTACTTCTGAAGGAACTAATGCTATGACCACATGGGTTGTAGATCCCATCGTTAAAAAAGAAGAGGATATTTACCTTCTGAAAAAATATCAGCCCATACCAAAATTAAGAAGAGACAAAGTGAAAAAAGTCTATGACCAATTAGGTGATGATGGAATACTAAGGACCTTTCTTATGGGTAAACAAGGAGGATGTTGGCAAGATGCTTGTGAGTTATTTGGAGTAGAAAAACTTATTATGGCAACATTTGATAATCCTACATGGGTTCATGAATTCTTGGATATTCTGTTAGAACAGAAACTAAAATATATAGAACAGAATCTAAAAGGTCTGTCTTTTGATTTAATAGAAACAGGTGGTGGAGCATCTTCTAATACTGTTATTTCTCCTAGTTTACATGAAGAATTCTGTACACCTTATGACATAAAAATACATGATGCACTTCATACACTTAATTATCCTGTAGTATATCATACTTGTGGTGGAATGATGAAAATATTAGATCTTATAAAAATTAATCATTGTGATGTATCAGAAACTTTATCTCCAACAGGTATGGGTGGTGATATAGGTACTGACCAAGATGGCATACAACTATATAATACTCTTCATAATGATCTGGCATTAATTGGTGGAATGGATCAATTGAATATATTAGAGAACGGAAATGATACTGCTATTGAAAATGAAGTACAGAGATTATTTAACATATATGGACAAGATGGTGGATATATATTGTCGACAAGTGATCATTTCTTTGAAACACCTGTGGATAGATTGAAAAAATTTGCAAATGAAGCTAAGAAATATACCTATTAA